One genomic region from Clostridium saccharobutylicum DSM 13864 encodes:
- a CDS encoding HTH domain-containing protein encodes MEQESFFTIQQAAAEILKQRNYPIKAKEIAEIALKENLIAPSKAKNPVISLSQVLERNIRMNMGNNPRLVFINTDKGRMIGLPEMDVIKKNETCNDVHVKNDTFIKNDVLIKSDAVIKSEAHIRNEENSLISLLKKHLPYATIEKIELFMRIKKYSEIDYAIIELIKRGLVASTNDILQTLKSEFEDSDNA; translated from the coding sequence ATGGAACAAGAGAGTTTTTTTACAATACAACAAGCCGCTGCAGAAATTTTAAAGCAACGTAATTATCCTATTAAAGCTAAGGAAATAGCTGAAATTGCTTTAAAAGAAAATTTAATAGCTCCTAGTAAAGCTAAGAATCCAGTTATTAGTTTATCTCAGGTTCTTGAAAGAAATATTAGAATGAATATGGGAAATAATCCTAGATTAGTATTCATTAATACTGATAAAGGAAGAATGATAGGACTTCCAGAAATGGATGTTATAAAAAAGAACGAAACTTGCAACGATGTACATGTTAAGAATGATACATTTATAAAAAATGATGTACTTATTAAAAGTGATGCAGTTATAAAAAGCGAAGCACATATTAGAAATGAAGAAAATAGCTTAATATCATTACTAAAAAAACATTTACCATATGCAACTATTGAAAAAATAGAACTGTTTATGAGAATAAAAAAATATTCTGAAATAGATTATGCTATTATTGAATTAATAAAAAGAGGATTAGTTGCAAGCACTAATGATATTTTACAAACATTAAAGAGCGAGTTTGAAGATTCTGATAATGCTTAA
- a CDS encoding N-acetylmuramoyl-L-alanine amidase family protein produces the protein MKKYLFYFLGLTLIFSTIISVRVNAQNINTVNVNKNYINKANSTLNSKATNSTSSNNTINDKSGTSDVTNSSAPTIVIDAGHGGYDSGAIGPSGIQEKNITLQIALKLGNLLQSQGYKVIYTRTSDNVPWPSNVKLDLRTRTKMATDSNADYFISIHNNDSKLASSNGTQTFFSYNSVKGKYLANSVQNELIKSVGLQNRGIAPANYYVLGHTSAVSILTELAFISNPTEENILNNTVYQNKFVNAIDAGIVNAINNKNS, from the coding sequence ATGAAAAAATATTTATTTTACTTTTTAGGATTAACTTTAATATTTTCAACTATTATATCAGTTAGAGTTAATGCTCAAAATATTAATACTGTAAATGTTAATAAAAACTATATTAATAAAGCTAATAGCACCTTAAATTCAAAGGCAACAAATAGTACAAGCAGCAACAATACTATAAACGATAAAAGTGGTACAAGCGATGTAACTAATTCATCAGCACCTACCATTGTAATTGATGCTGGACATGGTGGATATGACAGTGGTGCTATTGGTCCATCAGGAATACAGGAAAAGAATATAACATTACAAATAGCTTTGAAATTAGGAAATCTATTGCAAAGTCAAGGTTATAAAGTTATCTATACTAGGACAAGCGATAATGTACCATGGCCATCTAATGTAAAATTAGATTTAAGAACTCGTACAAAAATGGCTACTGACTCTAATGCCGATTATTTTATTAGCATTCATAACAATGATAGTAAGCTTGCATCTTCAAATGGAACACAGACATTCTTTTCTTATAATAGTGTCAAAGGTAAATATTTAGCAAACTCTGTTCAAAACGAGTTAATAAAATCTGTAGGTTTACAAAATAGAGGTATAGCTCCAGCTAATTATTATGTTCTTGGTCATACGTCTGCAGTGTCTATTTTAACTGAACTTGCATTTATAAGTAATCCTACAGAAGAAAATATTTTAAATAATACTGTATATCAAAATAAATTTGTTAATGCCATTGATGCTGGAATAGTAAATGCAATTAACAATAAAAATTCATAA